One genomic segment of Acomys russatus chromosome 6, mAcoRus1.1, whole genome shotgun sequence includes these proteins:
- the Pigc gene encoding phosphatidylinositol N-acetylglucosaminyltransferase subunit C, whose product MCAQRATDATKVKWQKVLYERQPFPDNYVDQRFLEELRKNIYARKYQYWAVVFESSVVVQQLCSVCVFVVIWWYMDEGLLAPQWLFGTGLASSLIGYVLFDLIDGGEGRKKSGRTRWADLKSTLVFITFTYGFSPVLKTLTESVSTDTIYAMSVFMLLGHLIFFDYGANAAIVSSTLSLNMAIFASVCLASRLPRSLHAFIMVTFAIQIFALWPMLQKKLKAYTPRSYVGVTLLFAFSAFGGLLSISGVGAILFALLLISISCLCPYYLIRLQLFKENIHGPWDEAEIKEDLSRFLR is encoded by the coding sequence ATGTGTGCTCAACGTGCAACCGACGCCACCAAAGTCAAGTGGCAGAAGGTTTTATATGAGCGGCAGCCCTTCCCTGATAATTATGTTGACCAACGGTTCCTGGAAGAGCTGCGGAAAAACATCTATGCCCGCAAATACCAATACTGGGCAGTGGTGTTTGAGTCCAGCGTGGTGGTACAGCAACTGTGCAGTGTCTGTGTTTTTGTGGTGATCTGGTGGTACATGGATGAGGGTCTTCTGGCTCCCCAGTGGCTTTTTGGGACTGGACTGGCATCTTCATTGATCGGATATGTTTTATTTGATCTCATTGATGGAGGTGAGGGGCGGAAGAAGAGTGGGCGGACCCGGTGGGCTGACCTGAAGAGCACTCTGGTCTTCATTACTTTTACTTATGGCTTTTCACCAGTGCTGAAGACCCTGACAGAGTCTGTCAGTACTGACACCATCTACGCCATGTCAGTTTTTATGCTGTTAGGCCATCTCATCTTCTTTGATTACGGTGCCAACGCTGCTATTGTATCTAGCACACTGTCCTTGAACATGGCcatctttgcttctgtttgcCTGGCCTCGCGTCTCCCCCGGTCACTGCATGCCTTCATTATGGTGACATTTGCCATCCAGATTTTTGCACTGTGGCCCATGCTACAGAAGAAACTGAAGGCATATACCCCACGAAGCTATGTAGGAGTCACTCTCCTTTTTGCATTTTCAGCTTTTGGAGGTCTTCTGTCCATTAGTGGTGTGGGGGCCATACTCTTTGCCCTCCTTCTGATTTCCATATCATGTCTCTGCCCTTACTACCTCATTCGCCTGCagctttttaaggaaaatattcatGGGCCTTGGGATGAAGCTGAGATTAAGGAAGACTTGTCTAGGTTCCTCAGATAA